One Solanum lycopersicum chromosome 2, SLM_r2.1 genomic region harbors:
- the matriochka gene encoding mini zinc finger protein: MKKVLRRNDYSRNSTNSSFTMRRVRYVECQRNHAASVGGYVIDGCREYMPEGTTSGTLNCAACGCHRNFHRREVETDVASECTSASSTTK; this comes from the coding sequence ATGAAAAAAGTTTTGAGGAGAAATGATTACTCAAGAAATTCTACAAATTCATCCTTTACCATGAGGAGAGTGAGATATGTTGAGTGCCAGAGAAATCATGCTGCTAGTGTCGGTGGATACGTTATCGATGGGTGCCGGGAGTACATGCCCGAGGGCACTACTTCCGGCACCCTAAATTGTGCAGCCTGTGGCTGCCACCGCAATTTCCACAGAAGGGAAGTGGAAACTGATGTTGCTTCTGAATGTACTTCCGcttcttctactactaaatGA
- the LOC101253245 gene encoding myb-related protein 306-like, translating to MGRPPCCDKTGVKKGPWTPEEDIMLVSFVQEHGPGNWRTVPTHTGLRRCSKSCRLRWTNYLRPGIKRGSFSDQEEKMIIQLQALLGNKWAAIASYLPERTDNDIKNYWNTHLKKKLRKLETSDLYSNDGHCLSKFNSTSRGQWERTLQADINTAKQALQNALSLDESSPIPDIGCYPFIKQEAKMSTTTYASSAENIAKLLKQWTRSESTNNSEQSKASSSTQFSCNTTNNNAMTEYSSSFEPSNSDQFSQATTPEAAGKFHGESKREMDDEIQLSVMLESWLFDENDDLLI from the exons ATGGGTAGACCACCTTGTTGTGATAAAACGGGGGTGAAGAAAGGACCATGGACTCCTGAAGAAGATATTATGCTAGTCTCTTTTGTTCAAGAACATGGTCCAGGGAATTGGAGGACTGTTCCCACTCATACAG GGCTACGGAGATGTAGCAAAAGCTGCAGACTAAGGTGGACTAACTACCTCAGACCAGGAATCAAGAGGGGTAGCTTCAGTGATCAAGAGGAGAAGATGATTATCCAGCTTCAGGCTCTCTTAGGCAACAA ATGGGCTGCCATAGCTTCATATCTCCCTGAGAGAACCGATAACGACATTAAAAATTACTGGAATACTCATTTAAAAAAGAAGCTGAGGAAGCTTGAAACAAGTGATTTATACtcaaatgatggacattgtttatcaaaatttaattcaacCTCCAGAGGGCAATGGGAAAGGACACTTCAAGCTGATATTAACACAGCCAAACAAGCTTTACAAAATGCTCTGTCACTCGATGAATCAAGCCCAATTCCTGATATTGGATGTTACCCATTCATAAAACAAGAAGCGAAAATGTCTACTACTACTTATGCATCAAGTGCTGAAAACATAGCCAAATTACTCAAACAATGGACCAGAAGCGAATCCACAAATAATTCAGAGCAATCAAAGGCTTCGTCAAGTACTCAATTTTCTTGTAATACTACTAACAATAATGCCATGACTGAATATTCATCTTCATTTGAACCGTCGAATTCAGATCAATTTTCACAAGCCACGACACCTGAAGCTGCTGGTAAATTTCATGGTGAAAGCAAAAGAGAAATGGATGATGAAATTCAGTTGTCAGTAATGCTGGAGAGTTGGCTGTTTGATGAAAATGAcgatttattaatttag
- the LOC101244638 gene encoding uncharacterized protein isoform X1: MTPLSTCWLLIELYVIPHGYLKWYFLSFYIHPFLLPLCQLYRWIKVLQKFLLTFILFVYKSSCFLISYLTKLCKFCLLLFKKCTFILRNRKNHHNPIEEAYEYYDAIPNTENQNEIILYTSLNMRRSSSESYETIHHFNMKNKSYDDIIYVYDFQTRVSQMFDNNHKISSFVEPNQGEFMELDEEHEKEYPSEVVTDCCSVISSVDDKTNLFDNYNTVPLSPGSVLSETEMELEFSLSSSVSGFSPGIDGRGFDEYFPSPNSSNLSSPLDYGTMNQNFPSLDSYTNDMEMDQQLVHEYTNCAEEEVDLLYKKYAERMSWFDVLNHERLCALNAVLRKHLSSPNSFEYEMEPTVGLPVQYSSLNKMDRKRLVRNLESDLELVYVAQSCLSWEALHHQYKKVKALCGSTSKNGVFYGNVAARFQKFQVLLERFVEDDSCGGKRHLNYVHTRFSQKNLLQVPEISGYVESNERVDGEIMKPIEVLKAIEKCIYAFWFYVRRDCKKKKNFLWSQSRVEDPRDILFLPDLTRKLQMKELWMKDVKGKRKCWLRRAKKGEQEELNKIELVLTLIEMKLVSRILHMSIISTSHFKWCQQKLDNIEFKNGHILRSPTILPLFPS; encoded by the exons ATGACACCGTTATCTACCTGTTGGCTTTTGATTGAACTATACGTGATCCCACATGGATATTTGAAGTGGTATTTTTTGAGTTTCTATATCCACCcttttcttcttcctctctGCCAACTTTATCGTTGGATCAAAGTGTTACAAAAATTTCTATTAACCTTCATCCTTTTTGTTTATAAGTCCTCTTGTTTCTTAATTTCATATCTTACAAAATTGTGCAAATTCTGCCTTCTCCTCTTCAAGAAGTGTACCTTCATCTTACGAAATAGAAAAAATCATCATAACCCTATTGAAGAAGCTTATGAGTACTATGATGCCATACCAAATACTGAAAACCAAAATGAAATCATCCTTTATACGAGCTTGAACATGAGACGAAGTTCGAGTGAATCATACGAAACCATCCATCattttaacatgaaaaataaatcgTATGATGACATAATCTACGTATATGATTTTCAAACTAGAGTCTCTCAAATGTTCGATAATAATCACAAGATTAGTTCGTTTGTTGAACCTAATCAAGGTGAGTTTATGGAACTTGATGAAGAACATGAAAAAGAATATCCTAGTGAAGTAGTAACCGACTGTTGTTCAGTCATTTCTTCTGTCGATGATAAGACGAATTTATTTGATAACTATAATACTGTCCCTTTATCTCCTGGTTCAGTTTTATCTGAAACAGAGATGGAACTTGAGTTTTCCCTATCGAGTTCTGTTTCCGGTTTTTCACCAGGTATTGATGGTCGCGGGTTTGACGAATATTTTCCATCTCCTAATAGTTCTAATTTGTCGTCCCCTTTGGATTATGGCACGATGAACCAAAATTTTCCGTCACTTGATAGCTATACAAATGATATGGAAATGGATCAACAGCTGGTTCATGAGTATACAAATTGTGCAGAGGAAGAAGTAGATTTGTTATACAAGAAGTATGCTGAAAGAATGAGCTGGTTTGATGTTCTCAATCATGAAAGGCTATGTGCCTTAA atgCAGTATTGAGGAAGCACTTGTCAAGTCCAAATTCATTTGAGTATGAAATGGAGCCTACAGTTGGTTTGCCTGTCCAATATAGTTCATTGAACAAAATGGATAGAAAAAGACTTGTGAGGAACTTAGAGAGTGATTTGGAGTTGGTTTATGTGGCACAATCATGTTTATCATGGGAAGCACTTCATCATCAGTATAAAAAAGTAAAGGCTCTTTGTggttcaacttcaaaaaatGGGGTCTTTTATGGTAATGTAGCAGCAAGATTTCAGAAATTCCAAGTATTGCTAGAAAGATTTGTGGAAGATGATAGCTGTGGAGGCAAAAGGCATTTGAATTATGTTCATACAAGATTTTCCCAAAAGAATCTCCTCCAAGTTCCAGAGATTTCTG gATACGTAGAATCAAATGAAAGAGTGGATGGAGAAATAATGAAGCCAATAGAAGTGCTAAAGGCCATTGAGAAATGCATATATGCTTTTTGGTTTTATGTAAGAAGAGAttgcaagaaaaagaagaattttttgtGGAGTCAATCTCGTGTTGAAGACCCCAGAGACATACTGTTCCTGCCTGACTTGACTAGGAAACTTCAAATG AAAGAGTTATGGATGAAGGATGTGAAAGGTAAGAGAAAATGTTGGCTTAGAAGAGCAAAAAAGGGTGAACAAGAAGAGTTGAACAAAATAGAGTTAGTGTTGACATTGATAGAGATGAAGCTGGTATCAAGGATTCTCCATATGTCCATTATTTCTACATCTCATTTCAAATGGTGCCAACAAAAGCTAGATAATATAGAGTTCAAAAATGGTCACATTTTAAGGAGCCCAACTATCCTACCGCTGTTTCCATCTTGA
- the LOC101244638 gene encoding uncharacterized protein isoform X3, whose amino-acid sequence MTPLSTCWLLIELYVIPHGYLKWYFLSFYIHPFLLPLCQLYRWIKVLQKFLLTFILFVYKSSCFLISYLTKLCKFCLLLFKKCTFILRNRKNHHNPIEEAYEYYDAIPNTENQNEIILYTSLNMRRSSSESYETIHHFNMKNKSYDDIIYVYDFQTRVSQMFDNNHKISSFVEPNQGEFMELDEEHEKEYPSEVVTDCCSVISSVDDKTNLFDNYNTVPLSPGSVLSETEMELEFSLSSSVSGFSPGIDGRGFDEYFPSPNSSNLSSPLDYGTMNQNFPSLDSYTNDMEMDQQLVHEYTNCAEEEVDLLYKKYAERMSWFDVLNHERLCALNAVLRKHLSSPNSFEYEMEPTVGLPVQYSSLNKMDRKRLVRNLESDLELVYVAQSCLSWEALHHQYKKVKALCGSTSKNGVFYGNVAARFQKFQVLLERFVEDDSCGGKRHLNYVHTRFSQKNLLQVPEISGYVESNERVDGEIMKPIEVLKAIEKCIYAFWFYVRRDCKKKKNFLWSQSRVEDPRDILFLPDLTRKLQMSYG is encoded by the exons ATGACACCGTTATCTACCTGTTGGCTTTTGATTGAACTATACGTGATCCCACATGGATATTTGAAGTGGTATTTTTTGAGTTTCTATATCCACCcttttcttcttcctctctGCCAACTTTATCGTTGGATCAAAGTGTTACAAAAATTTCTATTAACCTTCATCCTTTTTGTTTATAAGTCCTCTTGTTTCTTAATTTCATATCTTACAAAATTGTGCAAATTCTGCCTTCTCCTCTTCAAGAAGTGTACCTTCATCTTACGAAATAGAAAAAATCATCATAACCCTATTGAAGAAGCTTATGAGTACTATGATGCCATACCAAATACTGAAAACCAAAATGAAATCATCCTTTATACGAGCTTGAACATGAGACGAAGTTCGAGTGAATCATACGAAACCATCCATCattttaacatgaaaaataaatcgTATGATGACATAATCTACGTATATGATTTTCAAACTAGAGTCTCTCAAATGTTCGATAATAATCACAAGATTAGTTCGTTTGTTGAACCTAATCAAGGTGAGTTTATGGAACTTGATGAAGAACATGAAAAAGAATATCCTAGTGAAGTAGTAACCGACTGTTGTTCAGTCATTTCTTCTGTCGATGATAAGACGAATTTATTTGATAACTATAATACTGTCCCTTTATCTCCTGGTTCAGTTTTATCTGAAACAGAGATGGAACTTGAGTTTTCCCTATCGAGTTCTGTTTCCGGTTTTTCACCAGGTATTGATGGTCGCGGGTTTGACGAATATTTTCCATCTCCTAATAGTTCTAATTTGTCGTCCCCTTTGGATTATGGCACGATGAACCAAAATTTTCCGTCACTTGATAGCTATACAAATGATATGGAAATGGATCAACAGCTGGTTCATGAGTATACAAATTGTGCAGAGGAAGAAGTAGATTTGTTATACAAGAAGTATGCTGAAAGAATGAGCTGGTTTGATGTTCTCAATCATGAAAGGCTATGTGCCTTAA atgCAGTATTGAGGAAGCACTTGTCAAGTCCAAATTCATTTGAGTATGAAATGGAGCCTACAGTTGGTTTGCCTGTCCAATATAGTTCATTGAACAAAATGGATAGAAAAAGACTTGTGAGGAACTTAGAGAGTGATTTGGAGTTGGTTTATGTGGCACAATCATGTTTATCATGGGAAGCACTTCATCATCAGTATAAAAAAGTAAAGGCTCTTTGTggttcaacttcaaaaaatGGGGTCTTTTATGGTAATGTAGCAGCAAGATTTCAGAAATTCCAAGTATTGCTAGAAAGATTTGTGGAAGATGATAGCTGTGGAGGCAAAAGGCATTTGAATTATGTTCATACAAGATTTTCCCAAAAGAATCTCCTCCAAGTTCCAGAGATTTCTG gATACGTAGAATCAAATGAAAGAGTGGATGGAGAAATAATGAAGCCAATAGAAGTGCTAAAGGCCATTGAGAAATGCATATATGCTTTTTGGTTTTATGTAAGAAGAGAttgcaagaaaaagaagaattttttgtGGAGTCAATCTCGTGTTGAAGACCCCAGAGACATACTGTTCCTGCCTGACTTGACTAGGAAACTTCAAATG AGTTATGGATGA
- the LOC101244926 gene encoding structural maintenance of chromosomes protein 4, translating to MAVDKEFSNSHESNNESSHPGSRPPRLFIKEMVMRNFKSYAGEQRVGPFHKSFSAVVGPNGSGKSNVIDAMLFVFGKRAKQMRLNKVSELIHNSSNHQNLESAGVSVHFQEIIDLDDETYEAVRGSDFVITRVAFRDNSSKYYINDRTSNFTEVTKMLKGKGIDLDNNRFLILQGEVEQISLMKPRGQGPHDEGFLEYLEDIIGTDKYVEKIDESFKQLEVLNERRSGVVQMVKLAEKERDNLEGVKNDAEAYMLKELSLLKWQEKATKLAFEDNSTRFTEMQANISRQEEILKSEREKIKENSKSLKDLESKHSKFLKRQEELDNDLRRCKDEFKEFERQDVKYREDLNHLKQKIKKLTDKIDKDSRKISDTTNECEESANLIPKLEKDIPGLQQLLVDEEKILDEIKENSKVETEAFRSELSAVRSELEPWEKHLIEHKGKLEVASTESKLLSEKHEAGRAAYIEAQEQIVEIQKRVEIKSASSKNIANELEKNKVKALEARAVEKECLQEQERLIPLEQAARQKLTELSSVMESEKSQGSVLKAIMHAKEANVIDGIYGRMGDLGAIDAKYDVAISTACSGLDYIVVETTAAAQACVELLRSKTLGVATFMILEKQAHYLPKIREKVRTPEGVPRLFDLVKVRDERMKLAFFAALGNTVVAEDIDQASRIAYGGDREFRRVVTLEGALFEKSGTMSGGGGKPRGGKMGTSIRAASVSPEAISAAENELSQIAGNLDNVRQRITDAVKCYQASEKALSLGEMELAKCKKEIDSLKSQCDDLKKQLDSLRSASEPSKDEVNRLKELKKIISAEEKEMDRLTQGSKQLKEKASELQNKIENAGGEQLKNQKAKVTKIQSDIDKKSTEINRRKVQIETGQKMIKKLTKGIEESNKEKENLLAEKEKLLSIFKEVEQKAFTVQEDYKKIQELIDQHKGILIDAKNEYENLKKTMDEMRSSEVDAEYKLQDMKKVYKDLELKGKGYKKKLDDLHTALSKHIEQIQKDLVDPEKLQATLSDVTLGQTCDLKTALETVSLLESQLKEMNPNLDSISEYRKKVSVYNERVQELNSVTLERDDIKKQYDEWRKRRLDEFMEGFNTISLKLKEMYQMITLGGDAELELVDSLDPFSEGVVFSVRPPKKSWKNIANLSGGEKTLSSLALVFALHHYKPTPLYVMDEIDAALDFKNVSIVGHYVKDRTKDAQFIIISLRNNMFELADRLVGIYKTDNCTKSITINPGSFVVSQKAA from the exons ATGGCCGTAGATAAGGAATTCTCGAACTCCCACGAATCCAATAATGAGTCATCTCATCCTGGATCTAGACCTCCGAGGCTATTCATTAAAGAGATGGTGATGAGAAACTTCAAATCTTATGCCGGCGAACAGCGCGTTGGCCCATTCCACAAG AGTTTTTCTGCAGTTGTTGGTCCTAATGGTAGTGGAAAGAGTAATGTCATCGACGCAATGCTCTTCGTCTTCGGAAAGCGGGCCAAACAG ATGCGTCTAAACAAAGTGTCAGAGCTCATCCACAATTCAAGTAACCATCAGAATTTGGAAAGTGCTGGCGTGTCTGTTCATTTTCAGGAAATTATAGATTTG GATGATGAGACATATGAGGCTGTTCGTGGAAGTGATTTTGTAATCACACGTGTGGCATTTCGAGATAATTCCTCTAAGTACTATATCAATGACCGGACAAGTAACTTTACAGAGGTCACTAAGATGTTGAAAGGGAAAGGGATTGATCTAGATAACAACCGATTTCTGATTCTTCAG GGTGAGGTTGAACAAATATCACTGATGAAGCCTAGAGGACAAGGACCACATGATGAAGGCTTTCTTGAGTATTTAGAGGATATTATCGGAACCGACAAATATGTTGAGAAGATTGATGAATCATTCAAGCA GCTAGAAGTCCTCAATGAAAGAAGGTCTGGTGTTGTTCAAATGGTTAAGTTAGCTGAGAAAGAAAGAGATAACTTGGAG GGAGTGAAGAATGACGCAGAAGCCTACATGCTTAAAGAATTATCACTTCTCAAATGGCAAGAGAAAGCAACAAAATTGGCTTTTGAAGATAATTCAACTCGATTTACAGAGATGCAGGCGAACATTTCTAGACAAGAAGAGATTCTTAAAAGTGAAAG ggagaaaattaaggaaaatagcAAGTCATTGAAGGACCTTGAGTCAAAACATTCGAAGTTTCTGAAAAGACAAGAG GAGCTTGATAACGATCTGAGGCGCTGCAAGGATGAGTTCAAGGAATTTGAGAGGCAAGATGTAAAGTATCGAGAAGATTTGAATCACTTGAAGCAGAAGATAAAGAAACTGACTGATAAAATTGATAAG GATTCTCGTAAAATTTCTGACACAACTAATGAGTGTGAGGAGTCTGCAAATCTTATTCCAAAATTGGAGAAAGATATTCCAGGCTTGCAACAACTTTTGGTGGATGAGGAGAAAATTTTAGATGAAATAAAGGAGAATTCTAAAG TTGAAACCGAGGCTTTCCGCAGTGAGCTTTCTGCTGTTCGGTCTGAATTAGAGCCTTGGGAAAAGCACTTAATTGAGCACAAGGGAAAGCTTGAAGTGGCATCAACTGAAAGTAAACTTTTGAGTGAAAAG CATGAGGCTGGTCGTGCTGCCTATATTGAAGCACAAGAGCAGATTGTGGAAATACAGAAACGAGTAGAGATAAAATCGGCAAGCTCAAAAAACATCGCCAATGAGCTTGAGAAGAACAAGGTTAAAGCACTTGAGGCTCGAGCTGTTGAAAAG GAATGCCTTCAAGAACAAGAAAGATTGATACCTCTTGAACAAGCGGCCAGACAAAAGCTTACTGAGCTTTCATCTGTTATGGAATCTGAAAAGAGCCAGGGATCTGTCCTAAAAGCAATAATGCATGCTAAGGAGGCAAATGTGATAGATGGCATATATGGTCGAATGGGTGACTTGGGTGCGATTGATG CAAAGTATGATGTTGCCATATCAACCGCATGTTCTGGGCTTGATTATATTGTTGTAGAAACTACAGCAGCAGCACAAGCATGCGTGGAGCTTCTTCGAAGCAAAACCCTCGGCGTAGCAACTTTCATGATTTTG GAaaaacaagctcattatttgCCTAAAATCAGAGAGAAAGTCAGAACGCCAGAAGGAGTCCCACGCCTTTTTGATTTGGTGAAAGTTCGAGATGAGAGGATGAAACTAGCATTTTTTGCTGCATTAGGAAATACAGTTGTTGCAGAAGATATTGATCAG GCATCACGTATTGCCTACGGTGGGGACAGAGAGTTTCGCCGTGTTGTAACACTTGAAGGTgctctttttgaaaaatctgGAACAATGAGTGGTGGAGGGGGTAAACCTCGTGGTGGTAAAATGGGCACATCTATCCGTGCTGCTAGCGTTTCACCAGAGGCTATATCTGCTGCTGAAAATGAACTTTCACAGATCGCCGGAAACTTGGATAATGTACGCCAAAGAATTACTGATGCTGTGAAGTGTTACCAGGCCTCAGAGAAGGCTCTTTCTCTTGGCGAGATGGAATTAGCCAAATGCAAAAAAGAG ATTGATAGCCTGAAGTCCCAATGCGATGATCTAAAAAAGCAACTGGATTCCTTGAGAAGTGCATCAGAACCCAGTAAGGATGAAGTTAATAGATTGAAGGAACTCAAGAAAATCATTTCGgctgaagaaaaagaaatggaCAGGCTTACACAGGGTTCAAAACAGCTGAAAGAGAAG gcttcagaacttcaaaataaaatagagaatgcAGGTGGCGAGCAATTGAAAAATCAGAAGGCAAAGGTTACTAAAATACAATCT GATATTGATAAAAAGAGCACAGAGATCAACCGTCGTAAGGTTCAGATTGAAACAGGAcagaaaatgattaaaaaactGACAAAGGGGATTGAGGAATcaaacaaagagaaggaaaatcTTCTTGCTGAGAAGGAGAAGTTACTTTCCATCTTCAAAGAGGTCGAACAGAAAGCTTTTACTGTTCAAGAGGACTATAAAAAGATACAGGAG CTCATTGATCAGCACAAAGGTATTCTGATTGATgctaaaaatgaatatgaaaatttgaagaagactATGGATGAGATGCGGTCATCAGAG GTAGATGCTGAATACAAGTTACAAGATATGAAGAAGGTTTATAAAGATTTGGAACTCAAAGGGAAAGGATACAAGAAAAAACTCGATGATTTGCATACTGCTTTGTCGAAGCATATTGAGCA AATTCAAAAAGACTTGGTGGACCCGGAAAAGCTTCAGGCAACTCTAAGTGATGTTACTCTTGGTCAAACTTGTGATCTTAAGACAGCTCTTGAGACAGTTTCACTTCTAGAGTCTCAACTCAAAGAGATGAACCCAAATCTTGACTCGATTTCTGA GTATCGGAAAAAAGTATCTGTGTACAATGAAAGAGTTCAAGAGCTTAATTCTGTTACTTTAGAGCGTGATGATATTAAAAAACAATATGATGAGTGGAGAAAGAGAAG GTTGGATGAGTTCATGGAGGGCTTTAATACCATATCTTTGAAACTTAAAGAAATGTATCAG ATGATCACCCTTGGAGGCGACGCAGAACTGGAATTGGTGGATTCTCTTGATCCGTTTTCTGAAGGTGTTGTTTTCAGTGTTAGACCTCCAAAGAAGAGCTGGAAGAATATTGCTAACTTATCAGGTGGTGAAAAG ACCCTCAGCTCATTGGCTCTTGTTTTTGCACTCCACCACTATAAACCCACTCCACTTTATGTGATGGATGAGATTGATGCTGCTTTAG ATTTTAAGAATGTCTCGATCGTTGGGCATTATGTGAAGGACAGAACTAAAGATGCACAGTTCATAATCATAAG CCTTAGAAACAATATGTTTGAGCTAGCAGATCGGCTAGTTGGTATCTACAAAACAGATAACTGCACCAAGAGCATTACTATCAATCCTGGAAGCTTTGTAGTTTCTCAAAAAGCTGCTTGA
- the LOC101244638 gene encoding uncharacterized protein isoform X2, translated as MTPLSTCWLLIELYVIPHGYLKWYFLSFYIHPFLLPLCQLYRWIKVLQKFLLTFILFVYKSSCFLISYLTKLCKFCLLLFKKCTFILRNRKNHHNPIEEAYEYYDAIPNTENQNEIILYTSLNMRRSSSESYETIHHFNMKNKSYDDIIYVYDFQTRVSQMFDNNHKISSFVEPNQGEFMELDEEHEKEYPSEVVTDCCSVISSVDDKTNLFDNYNTVPLSPGSVLSETEMELEFSLSSSVSGFSPGIDGRGFDEYFPSPNSSNLSSPLDYGTMNQNFPSLDSYTNDMEMDQQLVHEYTNCAEEEVDLLYKKYAERMSWFDVLNHERLCALNAVLRKHLSSPNSFEYEMEPTVGLPVQYSSLNKMDRKRLVRNLESDLELVYVAQSCLSWEALHHQYKKVKALCGSTSKNGVFYGNVAARFQKFQVLLERFVEDDSCGGKRHLNYVHTRFSQKNLLQVPEISESNERVDGEIMKPIEVLKAIEKCIYAFWFYVRRDCKKKKNFLWSQSRVEDPRDILFLPDLTRKLQMKELWMKDVKGKRKCWLRRAKKGEQEELNKIELVLTLIEMKLVSRILHMSIISTSHFKWCQQKLDNIEFKNGHILRSPTILPLFPS; from the exons ATGACACCGTTATCTACCTGTTGGCTTTTGATTGAACTATACGTGATCCCACATGGATATTTGAAGTGGTATTTTTTGAGTTTCTATATCCACCcttttcttcttcctctctGCCAACTTTATCGTTGGATCAAAGTGTTACAAAAATTTCTATTAACCTTCATCCTTTTTGTTTATAAGTCCTCTTGTTTCTTAATTTCATATCTTACAAAATTGTGCAAATTCTGCCTTCTCCTCTTCAAGAAGTGTACCTTCATCTTACGAAATAGAAAAAATCATCATAACCCTATTGAAGAAGCTTATGAGTACTATGATGCCATACCAAATACTGAAAACCAAAATGAAATCATCCTTTATACGAGCTTGAACATGAGACGAAGTTCGAGTGAATCATACGAAACCATCCATCattttaacatgaaaaataaatcgTATGATGACATAATCTACGTATATGATTTTCAAACTAGAGTCTCTCAAATGTTCGATAATAATCACAAGATTAGTTCGTTTGTTGAACCTAATCAAGGTGAGTTTATGGAACTTGATGAAGAACATGAAAAAGAATATCCTAGTGAAGTAGTAACCGACTGTTGTTCAGTCATTTCTTCTGTCGATGATAAGACGAATTTATTTGATAACTATAATACTGTCCCTTTATCTCCTGGTTCAGTTTTATCTGAAACAGAGATGGAACTTGAGTTTTCCCTATCGAGTTCTGTTTCCGGTTTTTCACCAGGTATTGATGGTCGCGGGTTTGACGAATATTTTCCATCTCCTAATAGTTCTAATTTGTCGTCCCCTTTGGATTATGGCACGATGAACCAAAATTTTCCGTCACTTGATAGCTATACAAATGATATGGAAATGGATCAACAGCTGGTTCATGAGTATACAAATTGTGCAGAGGAAGAAGTAGATTTGTTATACAAGAAGTATGCTGAAAGAATGAGCTGGTTTGATGTTCTCAATCATGAAAGGCTATGTGCCTTAA atgCAGTATTGAGGAAGCACTTGTCAAGTCCAAATTCATTTGAGTATGAAATGGAGCCTACAGTTGGTTTGCCTGTCCAATATAGTTCATTGAACAAAATGGATAGAAAAAGACTTGTGAGGAACTTAGAGAGTGATTTGGAGTTGGTTTATGTGGCACAATCATGTTTATCATGGGAAGCACTTCATCATCAGTATAAAAAAGTAAAGGCTCTTTGTggttcaacttcaaaaaatGGGGTCTTTTATGGTAATGTAGCAGCAAGATTTCAGAAATTCCAAGTATTGCTAGAAAGATTTGTGGAAGATGATAGCTGTGGAGGCAAAAGGCATTTGAATTATGTTCATACAAGATTTTCCCAAAAGAATCTCCTCCAAGTTCCAGAGATTTCTG AATCAAATGAAAGAGTGGATGGAGAAATAATGAAGCCAATAGAAGTGCTAAAGGCCATTGAGAAATGCATATATGCTTTTTGGTTTTATGTAAGAAGAGAttgcaagaaaaagaagaattttttgtGGAGTCAATCTCGTGTTGAAGACCCCAGAGACATACTGTTCCTGCCTGACTTGACTAGGAAACTTCAAATG AAAGAGTTATGGATGAAGGATGTGAAAGGTAAGAGAAAATGTTGGCTTAGAAGAGCAAAAAAGGGTGAACAAGAAGAGTTGAACAAAATAGAGTTAGTGTTGACATTGATAGAGATGAAGCTGGTATCAAGGATTCTCCATATGTCCATTATTTCTACATCTCATTTCAAATGGTGCCAACAAAAGCTAGATAATATAGAGTTCAAAAATGGTCACATTTTAAGGAGCCCAACTATCCTACCGCTGTTTCCATCTTGA